Proteins from a single region of Bacillota bacterium:
- a CDS encoding 2,3-diphosphoglycerate synthetase gives MTKPKTVVLTDGEHYPAVTHDALAELGVDRDIVAAVFIGGTEKIGSDADLAKLGVPVIKKPDYLQAICEAIDTYRPDEIVDLSDEPVVGYRERFAIASTVLARGVVYEGADFRFAPPREAARVSRPSISVVGTGKRIGKTAVGGFVARTLSREFRPVIVTMGRGGPAEPELIRGAEIEITPEYLLSVAKQGRHASSDHFEDALTSRVTTIGCRRCGGGMSGQTFTSNVEKGARLSETVDADIVVFEGSGSTIPSVHTDARILVVGANQPREYLSSYLGPYRVLTSDLIILTMCESPIADQTKVTEMADTISKLNPEARVIRTVFRPRPLGEISGKKIVLTLTTPPSMARTVAEHLEANYGCYIAGISCHLSNRPLLRGDLASFERLAPEVVVTELKAAAVDVVTAWGIEKGCRVVYMDNEPVPLDPSERLDEEVLSLARRASSNRKR, from the coding sequence ATGACCAAGCCGAAAACCGTGGTCTTGACAGACGGGGAGCACTACCCAGCGGTCACTCACGATGCGCTCGCAGAGCTCGGGGTGGACCGCGACATCGTGGCAGCGGTATTCATCGGGGGGACCGAGAAGATCGGCTCAGATGCCGATCTGGCGAAGCTGGGAGTGCCAGTCATCAAGAAACCCGATTACCTTCAGGCAATATGCGAGGCCATAGACACGTACCGGCCCGATGAAATCGTGGACCTGAGCGACGAGCCTGTTGTAGGTTACCGGGAGCGTTTCGCCATAGCCAGCACTGTTCTTGCACGAGGGGTGGTGTACGAAGGCGCGGACTTCAGGTTTGCTCCGCCCAGGGAGGCGGCGCGCGTCTCCCGCCCGTCCATCTCTGTGGTGGGCACAGGCAAGCGGATAGGTAAGACAGCCGTTGGAGGATTCGTGGCACGAACTCTTTCAAGAGAATTCCGGCCTGTGATTGTCACTATGGGCCGGGGAGGGCCTGCAGAGCCCGAGCTCATCCGAGGTGCGGAGATCGAGATAACCCCAGAGTACCTGCTTTCTGTAGCAAAGCAGGGCCGCCATGCCTCCTCGGACCATTTCGAAGATGCGCTGACCTCTCGAGTCACGACCATAGGCTGTCGAAGGTGCGGCGGAGGAATGTCAGGGCAGACATTCACCTCGAATGTGGAGAAGGGAGCAAGGCTCTCCGAGACAGTGGACGCCGACATAGTAGTCTTTGAGGGAAGCGGGTCCACCATCCCGTCAGTGCACACAGACGCTAGAATCCTCGTTGTCGGCGCGAATCAGCCTCGCGAATACCTGTCATCCTACCTGGGCCCGTACAGGGTACTCACTTCAGACCTGATAATCCTCACGATGTGCGAAAGCCCCATAGCTGACCAGACCAAGGTGACGGAGATGGCGGACACAATCTCCAAGCTTAACCCAGAAGCTAGGGTAATCAGGACTGTCTTCCGGCCCCGTCCTCTGGGTGAGATCTCAGGCAAGAAGATTGTGCTTACTCTCACGACTCCGCCGTCCATGGCCAGAACGGTGGCCGAACACCTTGAAGCGAATTACGGGTGCTACATAGCGGGAATTAGCTGTCATCTTTCGAACAGGCCTCTTCTTAGAGGAGATCTCGCCTCGTTTGAGAGGCTAGCACCGGAGGTGGTGGTCACAGAGCTCAAGGCAGCCGCGGTGGATGTTGTCACGGCCTGGGGAATCGAAAAGGGTTGCAGAGTCGTCTACATGGACAACGAGCCGGTACCGTTGGATCCCTCCGAGCGTTTGGACGAAGAGGTGCTCTCTCTGGCACGACGCGCGTCAAGCAATCGAAAGCGATAG
- a CDS encoding ABC transporter substrate-binding protein: MHRTVTCLLALVVLLSIATQVSAQSRLLLYTSVPLELATKFVDEFTRTNKDIKVEVFRAGSTDVVNKIWAENEAGGVKADVVWLADAASYHSFKAKGLLYPYKSPEAAKVPAELRDPDGYFTAARLINMVIGINTSLVKPDSVPRTWNDLLAMGPKAAMANPLYSGSNFMVTAAFVNKYGGWGWLEQARKNGVQVLRGNSDVSRGLGAGEFAACMVLDYMVYELKKAGAPVDVVWPEDGTVSIPSPVAIISGTKNLAAAKAFIDFALSKTGQEFMVRDGVMPVRPDVAPPPGMPTPDRIKVMPIPYEWAADHTSEIRETFEKLMLK, translated from the coding sequence ATGCATAGGACTGTGACCTGTCTTCTGGCTCTGGTGGTTCTCCTCTCCATTGCGACACAGGTATCAGCTCAGTCGAGACTCCTGCTCTACACCTCAGTTCCGCTTGAGCTCGCAACCAAGTTCGTAGACGAATTCACGCGCACGAACAAAGACATCAAGGTCGAAGTGTTTCGGGCAGGCAGTACGGATGTAGTGAACAAGATCTGGGCGGAGAACGAGGCAGGCGGCGTCAAGGCTGACGTGGTGTGGCTCGCTGACGCAGCCAGCTACCACTCCTTTAAGGCCAAGGGACTCTTATACCCATACAAGTCTCCCGAGGCGGCCAAGGTACCTGCCGAGCTCAGGGATCCTGATGGCTATTTCACCGCCGCCCGGCTGATCAACATGGTGATCGGAATCAATACCTCTCTCGTCAAGCCGGACTCAGTTCCACGGACGTGGAACGACCTGCTTGCCATGGGCCCGAAGGCTGCTATGGCCAACCCGCTTTACTCCGGTTCGAACTTCATGGTGACCGCAGCTTTCGTGAACAAGTATGGGGGCTGGGGCTGGCTCGAGCAGGCGCGGAAGAACGGGGTGCAAGTGCTGCGGGGGAACTCAGACGTCTCGCGCGGGCTTGGAGCCGGTGAGTTCGCTGCGTGTATGGTCCTGGATTACATGGTCTACGAACTCAAGAAAGCGGGGGCGCCCGTTGACGTAGTATGGCCGGAAGACGGCACTGTCTCCATCCCAAGCCCGGTTGCCATAATATCCGGCACTAAGAACCTCGCCGCCGCAAAAGCGTTCATCGACTTCGCACTGTCCAAAACGGGACAGGAGTTCATGGTACGCGACGGCGTCATGCCTGTGAGGCCCGACGTAGCGCCCCCGCCCGGCATGCCTACGCCCGACCGAATCAAGGTCATGCCGATCCCGTACGAGTGGGCAGCGGATCACACCTCGGAGATAAGGGAAACGTTTGAGAAACTGATGCTCAAGTAG
- a CDS encoding ABC transporter ATP-binding protein: MADRLEGIRVLKLTKRFGSYAAVDGVTFTVRKNEFFSLLGPSGCGKTTTLRCIAGLEQPTFGEVYVGGRLVSSVEKGVMVPPERRGIGMVFQNYAVWPHMTVEQNIVYPLKIARASKARIRSTLSNIVDLLKLSGLEKRYPAELSGGQQQRVALGRALAMDPEVMLLDEPLSNLDAKLREQMRFELKDLQRKTGIAILYVTHDQVEAMAMSDRVAVMNSGMIVQEGTPYEIYKSPADKFVADFIGTMNFLPCEVLEWRDGLATLRLRNGSVVRINSPEVGRGTYSFAVRPEDLLLNREEGVECQVDVAVFLGNVVDYRVRLGDDVLRVQTSADNRFEPGEGARLAVQRGVLFP; the protein is encoded by the coding sequence TTGGCAGATCGGCTCGAAGGAATACGAGTGCTGAAGCTTACGAAGAGATTCGGCTCTTATGCCGCTGTGGACGGCGTGACCTTCACGGTACGCAAGAACGAGTTCTTTTCCCTCCTCGGCCCGTCGGGCTGCGGGAAGACTACGACGCTTCGGTGTATCGCCGGGCTTGAGCAACCGACGTTCGGTGAGGTCTATGTGGGTGGACGCCTTGTCTCGTCGGTTGAAAAGGGTGTCATGGTGCCCCCTGAACGCCGTGGTATAGGGATGGTCTTCCAAAACTATGCGGTATGGCCGCACATGACAGTGGAGCAGAACATAGTCTATCCCCTCAAAATAGCGCGGGCTTCAAAGGCGAGAATCCGGTCAACGTTGTCGAACATCGTAGACCTCCTGAAGCTCTCTGGCCTTGAGAAGAGATACCCCGCGGAACTGTCCGGTGGCCAACAGCAAAGGGTGGCACTCGGGCGGGCGCTTGCCATGGACCCTGAGGTCATGCTGCTGGACGAGCCGCTTTCAAACCTTGATGCCAAGTTGCGTGAACAGATGAGGTTCGAGCTGAAAGATCTTCAACGGAAGACGGGAATAGCCATCCTATACGTGACGCACGACCAAGTAGAAGCCATGGCTATGTCCGACAGGGTAGCAGTAATGAATTCCGGCATGATTGTCCAGGAGGGAACGCCCTATGAGATCTACAAATCTCCTGCCGACAAGTTCGTCGCGGACTTCATAGGCACAATGAATTTCCTGCCATGCGAGGTCCTAGAGTGGCGAGACGGCCTCGCCACCCTGCGCCTTCGCAACGGCTCGGTGGTGAGGATCAACAGCCCCGAGGTGGGTCGCGGTACTTACAGCTTTGCCGTGAGACCGGAGGACTTGCTCTTGAACCGAGAGGAAGGTGTCGAGTGTCAGGTTGACGTAGCCGTCTTCCTTGGAAATGTTGTCGACTACAGGGTCAGACTTGGCGACGACGTCCTGCGTGTTCAGACCAGCGCTGACAACAGATTCGAGCCGGGCGAGGGCGCAAGACTCGCAGTGCAAAGAGGTGTTCTTTTCCCATGA
- a CDS encoding phosphoglycerate mutase (2,3-diphosphoglycerate-independent), with product MKTTELLAKALRRRYEAGAVDYWMNPLVRGQGGVPVGRIRDGDCVVFCCRRGDREAQLTDAFTDPSFDKFAVERMPNLAFIPFVQYHERFSHLPTVFPLLRPEMTLGEVISRAGLSQLRVAESEKSAHVGFFFNGRRAEPFPGEERMVVPSPPSSQLTNTPETSTWEVSQAVADAMRDGRFSFILANLAAGDMIGHLDDWNANVKCAEAVDRALGAICSAAAETGYTVVVTADHGLLEQFRNEDGSPSLGHTTARVPFAIVPPREGQFRASTVACDASLADVAPTVLELLGLRVPGEMTGRPLFVSGGSNAPRKCALVVLDGWGVGKADPSANPIAAARTPTMDRIRKGCPYTTLLAAGLAVGLPEGRPGNSETGHLTIGAGRTIPQDELRIAKAVESGNFLDNPALICGFKRASAFGGRVHIIMMLSEKSSHGNINEGVAVLEAARAHGVTPVELHLVLDGRSSPPQGAADLLQVLERQASDRADWDVATAIGRGLVLDRSGSYVEKTRVAYMALTRGQGEIF from the coding sequence ATGAAGACCACGGAGCTGTTGGCCAAAGCTCTTAGGAGACGCTACGAAGCAGGTGCTGTAGACTATTGGATGAACCCGCTGGTGCGGGGGCAGGGCGGCGTCCCCGTCGGACGAATACGCGATGGAGACTGCGTAGTGTTCTGCTGTAGGCGGGGAGACCGAGAGGCCCAGCTTACTGACGCTTTCACCGACCCTTCTTTCGACAAGTTTGCGGTGGAGCGTATGCCAAATCTCGCTTTCATACCATTCGTTCAGTATCATGAGCGCTTCTCGCACCTTCCCACTGTCTTCCCCCTTTTGCGCCCCGAAATGACTCTAGGGGAGGTCATAAGCCGGGCTGGCCTCTCACAGCTCCGGGTGGCAGAGTCCGAGAAGTCCGCTCATGTAGGCTTCTTCTTCAACGGGCGAAGGGCCGAGCCGTTCCCTGGTGAGGAGCGAATGGTGGTACCGAGCCCCCCTTCTTCTCAGCTCACCAACACTCCGGAAACAAGCACCTGGGAAGTCTCGCAAGCAGTGGCCGATGCGATGCGGGATGGCAGGTTTAGCTTCATTCTCGCGAACCTTGCAGCAGGGGATATGATCGGGCACCTAGATGACTGGAATGCGAACGTCAAATGCGCGGAAGCGGTTGACAGAGCACTCGGTGCCATATGCAGCGCTGCAGCAGAAACGGGGTACACGGTGGTTGTAACTGCAGACCACGGCCTTCTGGAGCAATTCCGAAATGAAGATGGCAGCCCCAGCCTGGGACACACCACTGCCCGGGTGCCGTTCGCCATTGTGCCACCTCGTGAGGGGCAGTTTCGGGCGAGCACGGTCGCATGTGACGCGTCTCTCGCCGACGTCGCTCCAACAGTCCTCGAGTTGCTCGGGCTGAGAGTGCCAGGCGAGATGACGGGAAGGCCGCTTTTCGTGAGCGGTGGAAGTAACGCCCCACGCAAGTGCGCGCTGGTGGTGCTTGACGGATGGGGTGTGGGAAAAGCAGACCCATCCGCGAATCCTATCGCCGCCGCAAGAACGCCCACCATGGACAGGATAAGGAAAGGATGTCCCTATACCACACTCTTGGCTGCCGGGCTGGCCGTCGGGCTCCCGGAGGGACGTCCGGGAAACTCTGAGACGGGGCATCTCACCATCGGCGCCGGCAGAACGATCCCCCAGGATGAACTGAGGATAGCCAAAGCAGTCGAGTCTGGCAACTTCTTGGACAACCCTGCGCTCATATGCGGGTTCAAGAGAGCGTCGGCCTTTGGAGGTAGAGTCCATATCATCATGATGTTGTCGGAAAAGAGCTCCCACGGGAACATCAATGAAGGAGTTGCCGTGCTGGAGGCCGCGCGCGCCCACGGGGTTACGCCGGTCGAGCTTCACCTAGTCCTGGACGGCAGGAGCAGCCCGCCTCAGGGAGCGGCGGACTTGCTGCAGGTGCTCGAGAGGCAAGCCTCTGACAGAGCGGACTGGGATGTGGCGACCGCCATTGGCAGGGGGCTGGTCCTTGATAGGAGCGGGAGCTACGTGGAGAAGACCCGCGTGGCCTACATGGCTCTCACGCGCGGGCAGGGCGAGATCTTCTGA
- a CDS encoding SIS domain-containing protein produces the protein MLGKRYFESIRELLDAVEKTQFEAICKAADAVAESISRGKTFHLFGTGHSHMMAEEAFCRAGGLVPVNAILEPALMLHEGPFKATAMERLEGYAEIIVEHAGIEEGDTVMVISNSGRNVVPVEVALTSKGRGALVIALTSLAHSSKVASRHSSGKRLFEVADIVIDNCGVFGDAILEVGGLSTKVSPTSTVTGAAIINTLVAEVVERLLRAGIKPPVFISSNVEGGDEHNQQWEPRFAGGYGTRR, from the coding sequence GTGTTAGGCAAGAGATACTTCGAAAGCATCCGTGAACTCCTGGACGCAGTGGAGAAAACGCAGTTTGAGGCGATATGCAAGGCTGCGGATGCTGTGGCCGAGTCGATCAGCAGGGGCAAGACATTTCACCTCTTCGGCACAGGTCATTCGCACATGATGGCTGAAGAGGCCTTTTGTCGGGCCGGAGGGCTCGTGCCGGTCAATGCGATCCTGGAACCCGCGTTAATGCTGCACGAAGGACCTTTTAAGGCGACTGCGATGGAGCGCCTCGAGGGTTACGCAGAGATCATCGTTGAACACGCGGGTATCGAAGAGGGCGACACGGTCATGGTGATCTCCAACTCCGGGAGAAACGTCGTGCCTGTGGAAGTGGCGCTTACCTCGAAGGGCCGCGGTGCACTGGTTATCGCCCTCACGTCGCTGGCTCACTCGAGCAAGGTTGCGTCGCGCCACAGCAGCGGTAAGCGGCTATTCGAGGTCGCCGACATAGTCATAGACAACTGCGGGGTGTTCGGGGACGCCATCCTTGAGGTGGGTGGGCTCTCGACCAAGGTAAGTCCCACATCAACTGTCACAGGAGCCGCGATCATCAACACACTTGTCGCGGAAGTCGTGGAGAGGCTGCTTCGGGCGGGGATAAAGCCGCCTGTCTTCATAAGCTCCAACGTGGAGGGCGGAGACGAGCACAACCAGCAATGGGAGCCGAGGTTTGCGGGTGGATACGGGACCAGAAGGTGA
- a CDS encoding iron ABC transporter permease, whose translation MNSVVRRSFDARYAITAAIGLFFAVVIIYPLSLVIAKSFSSDSGLSLAHYARVFSDAANLKALWNSVWVSVLSTIMCVAAGALLAMLVVRTDIPAKSFLRLLLLLPYGIPPFIGAIAWAQLFGPAGYVTKLYMSATGAGSAPWNVYSPSGVVLVLSIYQLPVVFITVSGALGRIDTSLEEAARMSGASPFRTLLDVTLPLVTPAIAAGGLLAFVGSICNFGIPALLGFRARFFVLTTKIYSALSIPDMPVAAAMSVILALVSGVALILQRRLERKQHRYAVISGKSVRPQTMRLGPARVPLFVVVIAAALFAGVVPIASMILTSFIKYWGAPLTFKSMTLDHYKYVLRIPIAARAFRNSLFLGVCTATITMTAGAFVSYMCIRAKFAAARVLDFLGTIPYAVPHTMIAIAMILAWSRPPVVLYGTIWVLLAAYLVTYMPFSIRTTNATLQQVHISLEEAARMSGARWSDTVRDIVLPLIKPGLVSGWVLVFMPAFRELTMSVLLWSQGAETLGVAIYNMQDAGYSQIAAALSTVVLLIIFAGNALVRRLSRGEIGF comes from the coding sequence TTGAACAGCGTAGTTCGACGCTCCTTTGACGCGAGGTACGCGATCACAGCCGCGATCGGCCTCTTTTTCGCAGTTGTGATCATCTACCCATTGTCCCTTGTGATCGCGAAGAGCTTCAGCTCAGATTCGGGCCTGAGCTTGGCGCACTATGCTCGGGTATTCAGCGACGCCGCGAACCTGAAGGCGTTGTGGAATTCCGTGTGGGTGTCTGTGCTCAGCACGATCATGTGTGTCGCGGCGGGAGCCCTCCTGGCGATGCTGGTGGTCAGGACCGACATCCCGGCGAAGTCGTTCCTCCGTTTGCTGTTATTGCTGCCCTATGGAATACCGCCGTTCATAGGTGCGATCGCCTGGGCTCAGCTGTTCGGGCCCGCGGGCTACGTGACGAAGCTTTACATGAGCGCCACGGGCGCCGGCTCGGCACCATGGAACGTGTATAGCCCTTCAGGAGTTGTCCTCGTCCTTTCGATATACCAGCTTCCCGTGGTGTTCATTACGGTGAGTGGCGCTCTAGGTCGGATAGACACATCGCTTGAGGAAGCCGCACGAATGTCGGGAGCAAGCCCATTCAGGACCCTTCTCGACGTTACACTCCCCCTAGTCACTCCCGCCATCGCCGCGGGAGGGCTTCTCGCGTTCGTCGGCTCCATATGCAACTTCGGCATCCCAGCGCTTCTCGGGTTTCGGGCGAGATTCTTCGTTCTTACCACAAAGATATACTCAGCACTGTCCATACCGGACATGCCCGTGGCAGCTGCCATGTCTGTTATACTGGCCCTCGTTTCAGGTGTTGCACTTATACTCCAGCGAAGACTTGAGCGGAAGCAGCACAGGTATGCCGTAATCTCAGGTAAGAGTGTGCGACCGCAGACAATGAGGTTGGGCCCTGCAAGGGTACCTCTATTCGTCGTGGTGATCGCTGCAGCTCTTTTCGCTGGCGTCGTACCGATAGCTTCGATGATCCTAACGTCGTTCATCAAATACTGGGGTGCTCCGCTGACTTTCAAGAGCATGACTCTAGACCATTACAAGTACGTTTTGCGCATTCCGATTGCAGCGCGCGCCTTCAGGAATAGCCTTTTCCTTGGTGTTTGCACCGCGACCATCACTATGACAGCAGGGGCCTTCGTCTCATACATGTGTATCAGAGCCAAGTTTGCTGCGGCTCGTGTGCTAGACTTTCTTGGGACCATCCCATATGCGGTCCCGCACACAATGATCGCCATAGCGATGATATTGGCCTGGTCGCGTCCGCCTGTTGTCCTTTACGGCACAATCTGGGTGTTACTCGCTGCCTATCTGGTTACTTACATGCCCTTCTCCATCCGCACGACCAACGCCACCCTCCAGCAGGTGCACATATCGCTGGAAGAGGCCGCAAGGATGTCGGGGGCGAGATGGAGCGACACGGTGCGCGATATAGTCCTACCACTGATTAAGCCCGGACTTGTATCCGGCTGGGTCCTGGTATTCATGCCTGCCTTTCGTGAACTTACCATGTCTGTGCTCCTTTGGTCGCAGGGAGCAGAGACGCTTGGTGTCGCGATCTACAATATGCAAGACGCCGGTTATAGCCAGATAGCGGCTGCGCTCTCAACAGTTGTCCTTTTGATCATTTTTGCTGGTAACGCCCTGGTCCGCAGACTGTCGCGGGGTGAAATCGGATTCTAA
- a CDS encoding GntR family transcriptional regulator, whose protein sequence is MLQKESFVPLYYQLKEAIKEKITSGEWRPHTCIPSVRELCATYGISTTTAKQAISELVHEGLLYCLQGKGTFVACPQFPMEYKETTYITDEMRLASRIRALGHHFAAEVLSVDHVKASKLVGSYLAVKEGADILRVRRLKRVDQRPMLVETTFISTDTAPELEKSDLSQSLFRILASTYGIVLKRSDETFRPVFLDSLEAELLEQPMGALALLNDRISYADGPRPVLYAKSLIRGDMCKTYIDLTNMRSVKEAVTNASSF, encoded by the coding sequence ATGCTTCAAAAAGAGAGCTTTGTTCCACTTTACTACCAGCTCAAAGAGGCAATCAAAGAGAAGATAACTTCGGGCGAATGGAGGCCGCACACTTGCATCCCGTCAGTCCGCGAGCTGTGCGCCACGTATGGAATCAGCACAACCACCGCAAAGCAGGCGATATCCGAGCTTGTCCACGAAGGGTTGCTTTATTGCTTGCAGGGCAAGGGCACGTTCGTGGCATGCCCGCAGTTTCCCATGGAGTACAAGGAGACTACCTACATTACGGACGAAATGAGACTTGCGTCCCGTATCCGGGCGCTTGGGCACCACTTCGCGGCAGAGGTGCTTTCAGTGGACCACGTTAAGGCATCGAAACTCGTGGGGTCGTACCTTGCCGTCAAAGAGGGTGCCGACATCTTGCGTGTGCGCCGACTCAAACGAGTCGACCAACGCCCAATGCTCGTAGAAACCACGTTCATCTCGACAGACACGGCGCCTGAGCTCGAGAAGTCTGACCTCTCACAGTCGCTTTTCAGGATACTCGCTTCAACATACGGCATTGTTCTCAAGAGAAGCGATGAAACCTTCAGACCGGTTTTCCTGGATTCGCTCGAAGCAGAGCTTCTTGAACAACCCATGGGTGCACTTGCTCTCCTGAACGACCGAATATCGTATGCTGACGGCCCACGGCCGGTGCTGTACGCCAAGTCTCTCATACGAGGTGATATGTGCAAGACCTACATTGATCTTACCAACATGCGGTCCGTGAAGGAAGCGGTGACGAACGCTTCATCCTTCTAG
- a CDS encoding MurR/RpiR family transcriptional regulator, translating to MSKVLEHVNPVENVMPSGGCLPKLRKMFGTLRPSEKKVASYILNNAAQVIYQSITELSANSGASDATVIRLCNRLGYSGYQELKIALARELVSPSKNIHEDIGPGDDLATAVRKAFQANAQAINDTLDLLNMESLAKAVDAVAAARQVYLYGVGTSALAAQDAYYKLVRVGIPANFFADPHMQAISTVLTGDKDVAIGFSHSGSTKDVVDALSLAKAQGARVICITNRGRSPAAKLADILLLTASEETPFGSGGMPSMMAQLSVVDALFVGVALKIYDRAVRFIERTGEAVKGKKY from the coding sequence TTGTCGAAAGTGCTGGAGCACGTAAACCCAGTCGAAAACGTTATGCCTTCTGGGGGCTGCCTTCCGAAGCTTAGAAAGATGTTTGGAACGCTCCGTCCATCAGAGAAGAAGGTTGCATCCTACATCCTCAATAACGCGGCGCAGGTTATCTACCAGTCCATCACCGAGCTTTCCGCTAACTCGGGTGCTAGTGATGCCACAGTGATACGTTTGTGCAACCGCCTGGGCTACAGCGGTTATCAAGAGCTCAAGATCGCGCTTGCTAGGGAGCTCGTATCCCCAAGCAAGAACATTCACGAAGATATCGGCCCCGGCGATGATCTGGCAACGGCTGTCAGGAAGGCCTTTCAAGCGAACGCCCAGGCGATCAACGATACGCTAGACCTCCTTAACATGGAGTCCCTGGCGAAGGCGGTCGACGCTGTCGCTGCTGCCCGGCAAGTGTACCTCTACGGAGTTGGCACCTCCGCCTTGGCGGCTCAGGACGCGTACTACAAGTTGGTAAGAGTCGGGATCCCGGCTAACTTCTTCGCGGACCCTCATATGCAGGCTATTTCCACCGTCCTCACGGGAGATAAAGACGTGGCCATCGGCTTCTCGCACTCGGGGAGCACGAAGGATGTTGTGGACGCGCTGTCACTTGCCAAGGCGCAAGGCGCTCGCGTCATTTGCATAACCAACCGCGGAAGGTCTCCGGCGGCAAAGCTTGCAGACATCCTTCTGCTCACCGCATCGGAGGAGACACCCTTCGGCAGCGGCGGCATGCCGTCCATGATGGCACAGCTCAGCGTCGTAGACGCTTTGTTTGTTGGAGTTGCTCTTAAGATCTACGACCGCGCGGTCCGGTTCATCGAGCGGACCGGCGAAGCGGTAAAGGGAAAGAAGTACTGA